A section of the Saccharopolyspora gregorii genome encodes:
- a CDS encoding sodium:solute symporter family protein: protein MISADGLRLSMNWMDNLILIVYFAVVLGIALAARRSVRNSLDFFLSGRSLPAWVTGLAFVSANLGATEILGMAANGAQYGAYTIHWYLIGAIPAMVFLGLVMMPFYYNSKVRSVPEFLLLRFSSSSHLLSAALFAIASVLIAGVNLFALAIVLRALLGWPLPLSIGLAGVFVLAYIIIGGLSSAIYNEVLQFFVIVAALVPLTVLGLARVGGVDGFIDRVFAGPGPEFLTAWGGTGFGQENPLGANWLTITLGLGFAVSFGYWTTNFAEVQRSLSARNLSAARRTPLIAAFPKMFIPLIVVLPGIIALLVYPQIGQGAYDYNDAIPLLMRDLLPNGVLGLAVTGLMASFMAGMAANVSSFNTVFTTDIWRPYLKPGMPDEHYLRVGRVITAVGVLAGMGTAFIAASFSNIMNYLQTLFSFFNVPLFATFILALFWKRMTAKAGFWGLLAGTVAPISFYVAYKTGVVPISTDQGANMISSMIAFTVDVAVSVPVALATAPKPDHELRGLVYSRAAAADAGEVLPGDSAWYRRPALLGWGAIVLAALCYLPFSF from the coding sequence ATGATCAGCGCCGATGGCCTGCGGCTGTCCATGAACTGGATGGACAACCTCATCCTGATCGTCTACTTCGCGGTGGTGCTCGGCATCGCGCTCGCCGCGCGGCGCAGCGTCCGCAACAGCCTGGACTTCTTCCTCTCCGGCCGATCGCTGCCGGCCTGGGTGACCGGGCTGGCGTTCGTGTCCGCGAACCTCGGTGCCACCGAGATCCTCGGCATGGCCGCCAACGGCGCGCAGTACGGCGCCTACACCATCCACTGGTACCTGATCGGCGCGATCCCGGCGATGGTGTTCCTCGGCCTGGTGATGATGCCGTTCTACTACAACTCGAAGGTGCGCAGCGTCCCCGAGTTCCTGCTGCTGCGGTTCAGCAGCTCCTCGCACCTGCTCAGCGCCGCGCTGTTCGCCATCGCCTCGGTGCTGATCGCGGGGGTAAACCTGTTCGCGCTGGCCATCGTGCTGCGCGCCCTGCTGGGCTGGCCGCTGCCGCTGTCCATCGGGCTCGCCGGCGTGTTCGTGCTCGCCTACATCATCATCGGCGGGCTGTCCTCGGCGATCTACAACGAAGTGCTGCAGTTCTTCGTGATCGTCGCCGCGCTGGTGCCGCTGACCGTGCTCGGGCTCGCCCGCGTCGGCGGCGTCGACGGCTTCATCGACCGCGTCTTCGCCGGGCCGGGGCCGGAATTCCTCACCGCGTGGGGCGGAACCGGCTTCGGGCAGGAGAACCCGCTCGGCGCGAACTGGCTCACCATCACCCTCGGGCTCGGGTTCGCGGTGTCCTTCGGGTACTGGACGACGAACTTCGCGGAGGTGCAGCGCTCGCTGTCCGCCCGGAACCTCTCCGCGGCGCGGCGCACCCCGCTGATCGCGGCGTTCCCGAAGATGTTCATCCCGCTGATCGTGGTGCTGCCCGGCATCATCGCGCTGCTGGTGTACCCGCAGATCGGGCAGGGCGCCTACGACTACAACGACGCGATCCCGCTGCTGATGCGGGATCTGCTGCCGAACGGGGTGCTCGGGCTCGCCGTCACCGGGCTGATGGCCTCGTTCATGGCGGGCATGGCCGCGAACGTCTCCAGCTTCAACACCGTGTTCACCACCGACATCTGGCGGCCCTACCTGAAACCGGGGATGCCCGACGAGCACTACCTGCGGGTGGGCCGGGTGATCACCGCGGTCGGGGTGCTGGCCGGGATGGGCACCGCGTTCATCGCGGCCTCGTTCAGCAACATCATGAACTACCTGCAAACCCTGTTCAGCTTCTTCAACGTGCCGCTGTTCGCCACGTTCATCCTGGCGCTGTTCTGGAAGCGGATGACCGCGAAGGCCGGGTTCTGGGGGCTGCTGGCGGGAACGGTGGCGCCGATCAGCTTCTACGTCGCCTACAAGACCGGGGTGGTGCCGATCAGCACCGACCAGGGCGCCAACATGATCTCCTCGATGATCGCGTTCACGGTGGACGTCGCGGTGAGCGTGCCGGTGGCGCTGGCCACCGCGCCGAAACCGGACCACGAGCTGCGCGGCCTGGTCTACTCCCGCGCCGCGGCCGCCGACGCCGGTGAGGTGCTGCCCGGCGACTCCGCCTGGTACCGCCGCCCGGCGCTGCTCGGCTGGGGCGCGATCGTGCTCGCCGCGCTGTGCTACCTGCCGTTCTCGTTCTGA
- a CDS encoding mandelate racemase/muconate lactonizing enzyme family protein, translating into MKISHLDTFVLGTPWRDLTYVRVHTDDGLVGVGETRMLGHTQALLGYLREAEPRHLVGTDPFDLESLVWRMKHGDYGRAGEIAMSGIACVEMACWDIIGKALGQPVWRLLGGKVRDRIKAYANGWYTVERTPEEFHAAAREVVDRGYRALKFDPFGPGRWELEADERRRSVSLVEAVRDAVGPDVELLVEMHGRFTPAEAVRIAGELVPYSPSWIEEPVPPENFAALSTVAEKVDVPVATGERVHDRIEYRELFERRAADIIQPDIGHLGGIQETRKLAATAETHYVLVAPHNVGGPVLTAANLHLAAATTNFKIQEHFNDFADRHVQQAAPGLPEVVDGYFALPTAPGLGVELDVDFVREHPPESAHFDLYAQDWQFRGTGSGR; encoded by the coding sequence ATGAAGATCAGCCACCTGGACACCTTCGTGCTCGGCACCCCGTGGCGCGACCTCACCTACGTGCGGGTGCACACCGACGACGGGCTCGTCGGCGTCGGCGAGACCCGGATGCTCGGGCACACCCAGGCGCTGCTCGGCTACCTGCGCGAAGCCGAACCGCGCCACCTCGTCGGCACCGACCCGTTCGACCTGGAATCGCTGGTGTGGCGGATGAAGCACGGCGACTACGGGCGGGCGGGCGAGATCGCCATGTCCGGCATCGCCTGCGTCGAGATGGCCTGCTGGGACATCATCGGCAAAGCGCTCGGCCAGCCGGTGTGGCGGCTGCTCGGCGGCAAAGTGCGGGACCGGATCAAGGCCTACGCCAACGGCTGGTACACCGTGGAGCGGACGCCCGAGGAATTCCACGCCGCGGCGCGGGAAGTCGTCGACCGCGGGTACCGCGCGCTCAAGTTCGACCCGTTCGGTCCCGGCCGCTGGGAGCTGGAGGCCGACGAACGCCGCCGCTCGGTGTCGCTCGTCGAAGCCGTCCGCGACGCCGTCGGGCCCGACGTGGAACTGCTCGTCGAGATGCACGGCCGGTTCACCCCCGCCGAAGCCGTCCGCATCGCCGGGGAACTCGTGCCGTACTCGCCCAGCTGGATCGAGGAGCCCGTGCCACCGGAGAACTTCGCCGCACTGTCCACAGTGGCCGAGAAGGTCGACGTGCCGGTCGCCACCGGGGAACGCGTGCACGACCGCATCGAGTACCGCGAGCTGTTCGAGCGGCGCGCCGCGGACATCATCCAGCCCGACATCGGGCACCTCGGCGGCATCCAGGAGACCCGCAAGCTCGCCGCCACCGCCGAGACCCACTACGTGCTCGTGGCCCCGCACAACGTCGGCGGACCGGTGCTCACCGCCGCGAACCTGCACCTCGCCGCGGCCACCACCAACTTCAAGATCCAGGAGCACTTCAACGACTTCGCCGACCGGCACGTGCAGCAGGCCGCGCCCGGGCTGCCCGAGGTCGTGGACGGGTACTTCGCGCTGCCCACCGCGCCCGGGCTCGGCGTCGAGCTCGACGTGGACTTCGTGCGCGAGCACCCGCCGGAGAGCGCGCACTTCGACCTCTACGCCCAGGACTGGCAGTTCCGCGGCACCGGGAGCGGCCGGTGA